In the Setaria italica strain Yugu1 chromosome VI, Setaria_italica_v2.0, whole genome shotgun sequence genome, one interval contains:
- the LOC101753166 gene encoding uncharacterized protein LOC101753166: MPITFLREEHWLHLLDPGSYLLVMCPTIDRVFLSEVLIDGGNSLNIIFTENLKRMAFNFEWLLPYEDPLYGIVPGKGSYPIRRVILLVTFSTPDNYRTEHLTFNVANFKTSYHAIFGRPMLARFMVFPNHTNLILKMPAPNNVLSIFGDVETSYKCDTKAV, from the coding sequence ATGCCAATAACCTTCTTAAGGGAGGAACACTGGTTGCACCTCCTGGACCCCGGGTCTTACCTGCTAGTGATGTGCCCCACTATAGACAGAGTCTTCCTCTCCGAGGTGTTGATCGATGGTGGCAACAGCCTCAACATTATATTCACCGAGAACCTGAAGCGCATGGCCTTCAACTTCGAGTGGCTTCTTCCCTATGAAGACCCATTATACGGCATAGTACctggcaaaggatcctatcctatcaGGAGAGTCATCCTGCTGGTCACGTTCAGCACCCCAGACAACTACCGCACCGAGCACCTCACCTTCAACGTTGCCAACTTCAAGAcgtcctaccatgccatctttggtaGACCAATGCTGGCGAGGTTCATGGTTTTCCCAAACCATACcaacctcatcctcaagatgccagCTCCAAACAATGTCCTCTCCATCTTCGGTGATGTTGAAACATCCTACAAGTGTGACACGAAAGCCGTGTAG